The bacterium genomic sequence TCCTCCACCGGGGTCAGCGGATCGAATTCTCCCGCCGTCATCAAAACCGGACACGCGATCCGGTCTCCATAGCCCTTTAATGTCATACGCTTGGCCATCTCGTCGAAGGCGTCTTCGTCCGTCATGCCGGCCATATACATGAATATCTGCTTGAAGCGCGGCGAAGCCACATCGAAGATGAAGTTTTTATCGGCGAAATTGGCACTTCCGGCGGCACAGGCGGAAACCCTGGAGTCGTAAGCCGCCGTCCTCGGCGCCCAAAACGAGCCCATGCTAATCCCGAACACCCCGATTTTCTCGCTGTCGATTTCGGGGCGGGAACAGAGATAGTCGATCACCGTGCTGGCCGCCTTTTCGTAGTTGTCCGCCGTGACCCTGATTTTACGGATATTCGACATCCCCTGCCCCGGCCCGTCCATCGCGCAGGCGTGCATCCCCCTCCGGAGCATATCGTTTTGAACCACATAGGGATAAAACTCCTTGGTTTGATCCATCCCCGGGATATAAAGAACGCAAGGGGCCGGACGCCT encodes the following:
- a CDS encoding alpha/beta hydrolase, coding for MGRRPAPCVLYIPGMDQTKEFYPYVVQNDMLRRGMHACAMDGPGQGMSNIRKIRVTADNYEKAASTVIDYLCSRPEIDSEKIGVFGISMGSFWAPRTAAYDSRVSACAAGSANFADKNFIFDVASPRFKQIFMYMAGMTDEDAFDEMAKRMTLKGYGDRIACPVLMTAGEFDPLTPVEDAFSFFEELESPKELWILENEFHRVWGMKGLGGSDLNPMAVDWLRDALNGKFQPGHNRIAYVRQNTGTGPFGSPLPEDHPRRW